The nucleotide window GGAAGTCACGGAACACTCCGGCCCTGATCATGCTATTGATCGCCAGGCTCTCCTCGGTGATGAAGTGCTCGCTGTAGCTCTCACGTCCATAGCAGGCCGCCGGATGCAGCAGCACCGGAACGTCGCGCTCGACGAGCCGTTCGTACAGCGGGTACCAGTATTCGTCGCCCATCACCGGTGTGGTTCCGGCGCCCTCGCTCGGATCGGGGTTGAGCAGCGCCCCGATGAATCCTCGCTCAAGGTTCCGGTCCAGCTCTTCGAAGACCGTACTCACCGGTTCGCCCGCCACCTGCGGCAGGGCGCAGACGCCACGCAGCCGGTCGGGGTGGGCGGCGACCTGGGTGGCGATGGCGTCGTTGTTCGCCTCGACCCACCAGTGCACGATTTTCGCCGGGCGGGCGGAGTGCTTCAGCACGAACGGGCGCGGCGAGGTCAGCTGCATGTCGGTGCCGACCTCGTCCATCAGCGCGATCTGCCGCCTGGCGGAGGCGAGCAGTTCTTCGTCGGTGGCCTTGGACGGGAAGCGCCCGTGGTAGGTGCCGGCCGCCTCCAGGTAGGTCCACAGTCCGTAGAAGGAGTCGGGCGCCACCAGATGGGCGTGACTGTCGATGATCACGGCTGCTCCTGGGGGGTACGGGTGGGCAGTACGGCGGTGAACTCGCACTGGATGAGCAAAGGGGCTTGCAGCATCGAGGGCACGGTGTGACGTACCGGCCGGTCCTGCTCGTCGGGGAACATCGCCACCCACTCGGCGTTCAGTGGTTTGCGTGGCTGCCCTTCGCCGAGGAAGACGGTGACCTTGGCGATGTCGTCCGTGTCGGCGCCCGCCGCGTCCAGGATCCGTCGGATGTTGGCGAACACCCCGGCGGTCTGGGCCTCCAAGCTGTCGGGGACCTTGCCGGTGTCGGGGTCCATGCCGTGTACAGCACTGGAGACCAACAGGTTGTCGAGCCTGACGGCGACAGGGAAGGGGGCACCGCCGTGGTGCAGTCCGGGTATCTCGATCGGGTGTCTACGGGACTTGGGCATGGGCCATTCCTTCTTCTGAGTCACTGCCAGCCATAGAGGTCGAGGGTCCGCTCCCCCGCACGGATGCGGCGCATCAATGCGGCCTCCTTGGTCTCGCGCTCGGCGGCGGCCTTCAGTACGGCCTCGATGTCGGCCTGTGGGATCACCACCACACCGTCCGCGTCGCCGACCACCAGGTCGCCCCGGCCCACGAACACCTCACCGACACGCACCGGGGTGCCCAGCGAACCTGTGCCGTCGAAGTCCTTGCCGGTGCCGCGGATGCACAGGCCGGCGGAGAACACCGGCAGGCCGAGTTCGGTCAGGGCGTCCCGGTCCCGGACTCCGCCGTTGATGACCAGGCCGGCCAGGCCTCGCGCGAGGGCGGCGGTGCTCAGGATCTCGCCCCAGTAGCCGAACTCGGTGCCGCCGCCGACATCGACTACGAGGACGTCACCGGGCTCGGCGGAGTACACGGCGCGATGGATCCACAGGTTGTCGCCTGGCGGAGAGGCGACAGGGAAGGCCGGTCCAGCGACGCGGGCGGCGGCGAAGGCGGGCCCGATGACCGACGGCAGGGCTCCGGTACGACCTGCCGCCTCGTGCAGTGTCGCCGAGGACAGGGCGCCTGAGGTGATGTCCCGCAAGGTCACGGTGTGCCGTCCCTTCGTTGGTCGGCTGATGTCGCCCACCATAGATGCAGGCAGAATTGAATGCAATCGCAGCTCGCAATTTGACGCCACTATTGCATTCAATGTGTTGAGCGGCCTACGGTTCAGGGCACAGCAGCCCGCTTGGCAAGGGAGCCATCCGATGAGCAGCCAACCTCGCCGTGCGCCGGACGTCCTCATCGTCGGTGGCGGCCCCGCCGGTCTCTCTGCGGCCGTCCTGCTCGGGAACAGAGGTGTCGACATCCTCCTGGTCGAACGACATGCGGCCGCCTCACCGCTGCCTCGCGCGCACCTGCTCAATCAGCGCACGATGGAGATCTTCACCGAGATGGGCGTGGCCGACGCCGTCTACGACCTCTCCCCGCCCGAGGACCGCTGGCACAAGGTGGCGTGGCATACGACGCTCGCCGGACCGGCCGCGCCCTTCGGGCAGGTGATCGGCGCACTCCCCGCATGGGGCGGCGGCGCCGACGCCGAGCGCTACGCCCGGGCCAGCCCTGCCCGCTACGCCAATGTGCCGCAGCTGCGCCTCGACCCTTTGCTGCGAGCCCGGGCAGAGGCGGTGTGCGGGCCGGAGAACATTCGCTTCCACCACGAGCTCACCGCGCTCGCCCTCTCCGCCGACGACACCGGAGAAGGAGCCACAGCAACCGTCCGCGACCGCGACAGCGGTCGGCTTCACGAGATCCACGCCCGGTACGTCATCGCCGCCGACGGCGGACGGACCTGCACCGACCTGCTCGGCATCGAGATGGACGGCTCCACCGGGCTGCTCGACATGGTCACCGTGCACGCCACCATCGACCTGTCGGAGTGGATCTCCGACGACGAGGTGCTGCTGCGGTACTTCATCAATCCCGACGGCCGGGGTTCTTTCGCCGGCGCCTTGTGCGCCATGGGTCCCGACCGGTGGGGACGCGACTCGACCGAGTGGGCCGTACACACCGGTTACCGCACCAGCGACTCGGACCGCCACGACCGTGCCGCGATCCTGGGCCGCGTCCGCCGTATGCTCGGCGTCCCCGATCTGGACATCGAGGTGCACGCGGTCAGCCACTGGGAGTTCGAGGGCGTGGTGGCCCGGCGCCAGCGGGTCGGCCCCGTCTTCCTGGCCGGCAACGCGGCCCACCGGCACCCGCCGACCGGCGGACTGGGCCTCAACACAGCGGTGCAGGACGTGCACAACCTCGCCTGGAAGCTCGACGCCGTCCTGACCGGCCAGGCCACCGACGCACTGCTCGACACCTACGAGACCGAACGCCGCCCGGTGGGCGAGTTCAACGTCCGGCACTGTCTCACCAATGCAGGCGGACACGCCCGTATCGCCGCGGCGCTCGGTCTGCGCGCCGA belongs to Streptomyces graminofaciens and includes:
- a CDS encoding amidohydrolase family protein, whose amino-acid sequence is MIIDSHAHLVAPDSFYGLWTYLEAAGTYHGRFPSKATDEELLASARRQIALMDEVGTDMQLTSPRPFVLKHSARPAKIVHWWVEANNDAIATQVAAHPDRLRGVCALPQVAGEPVSTVFEELDRNLERGFIGALLNPDPSEGAGTTPVMGDEYWYPLYERLVERDVPVLLHPAACYGRESYSEHFITEESLAINSMIRAGVFRDFPDLKIIVPHGGGSVPYQLGRWTAHDRGLVSVKSDDRETFQETLKRFWFDTCLYTQEALELLFAVVGADRVLFGTERPGSGGSLEDLKPVIEKIPALSDDDRRAVFEDNARQVYTRLND
- a CDS encoding RidA family protein, whose protein sequence is MPKSRRHPIEIPGLHHGGAPFPVAVRLDNLLVSSAVHGMDPDTGKVPDSLEAQTAGVFANIRRILDAAGADTDDIAKVTVFLGEGQPRKPLNAEWVAMFPDEQDRPVRHTVPSMLQAPLLIQCEFTAVLPTRTPQEQP
- a CDS encoding RraA family protein is translated as MTLRDITSGALSSATLHEAAGRTGALPSVIGPAFAAARVAGPAFPVASPPGDNLWIHRAVYSAEPGDVLVVDVGGGTEFGYWGEILSTAALARGLAGLVINGGVRDRDALTELGLPVFSAGLCIRGTGKDFDGTGSLGTPVRVGEVFVGRGDLVVGDADGVVVIPQADIEAVLKAAAERETKEAALMRRIRAGERTLDLYGWQ
- a CDS encoding FAD-dependent monooxygenase: MSSQPRRAPDVLIVGGGPAGLSAAVLLGNRGVDILLVERHAAASPLPRAHLLNQRTMEIFTEMGVADAVYDLSPPEDRWHKVAWHTTLAGPAAPFGQVIGALPAWGGGADAERYARASPARYANVPQLRLDPLLRARAEAVCGPENIRFHHELTALALSADDTGEGATATVRDRDSGRLHEIHARYVIAADGGRTCTDLLGIEMDGSTGLLDMVTVHATIDLSEWISDDEVLLRYFINPDGRGSFAGALCAMGPDRWGRDSTEWAVHTGYRTSDSDRHDRAAILGRVRRMLGVPDLDIEVHAVSHWEFEGVVARRQRVGPVFLAGNAAHRHPPTGGLGLNTAVQDVHNLAWKLDAVLTGQATDALLDTYETERRPVGEFNVRHCLTNAGGHARIAAALGLRADQSEEAGWDAVTEWLADTPEGDAKRAAVAEAIASNADDFSQLAVELGYHYESGALVPNGTPAPEGENPLRDYLSTTRPGHHLPHAWLDRDGLRQSVHQLIAPRGLTLLVDAEHAPRWAAAAQAADDTGATIHVRVIDSDAEWTDFTGEWAAVRGVHSGGALLVRPDRHIAWRAPDWSGDRPAELRRSVRSVLALQPSHARPVPALTATSNE